The following proteins come from a genomic window of Rutidosis leptorrhynchoides isolate AG116_Rl617_1_P2 chromosome 10, CSIRO_AGI_Rlap_v1, whole genome shotgun sequence:
- the LOC139873337 gene encoding pentatricopeptide repeat-containing protein At2g21090-like, giving the protein MLLRKTLSSFLTNFSIYKVYSLSSVRLLVLIPETSANRIFFMYIFVNNKLLLRSPKFITHTCSCISSLSVNSVIQDYVRNGNINYARQLFDENLASCNTVTWNSIITGHIKHNQMQHAYDLFDQMPVRDVVSWNALISGLNKSKNPHKMYLLFLQMKRAGEMPNQVTFSTVISGFLNSFDVLVPQLHGLIFHVGLHSNVFVGSALMRGYAHLGRQEYLRHAFDDVCIKDVSTWNALVVGYMDLGLTVEAQMAFDVMPEVNVISWTTLVDGYIKNKKISQARSIFNSMPQKNVVSWTAMIKGYVQHDNYNDAIQLFILMLESGTRPNHFTFSTLLDACAGCSSFLLGKQLHSCILKHGLRCEVVLLTSLIDMYTKCGDIESALCIFESMENKNTVSWNSIIGGCGSNGLATRALCEFDKMIKSGLQPDHVTYINLLSACVHGGLVEEGETHFRSMETRYGIKPEMKHYACMVDLYGKSGEIEKAEKLVKEMPFEPDVGVWGALLAACGLHSYYELANGLESLARDHPTIYSMLAKLHGEKGTWCRVVEMRNKMLETGANKQKAGSRIELPLGLI; this is encoded by the coding sequence ATGTTACTCCGTAAAACTTTGTCATCTTTTTTAACTAATTTTTCTATCTACAAGGTTTATAGTTTATCAAGTGTCCGATTGTTGGTTTTAATTCCAGAAACTTCAGCTAATCGAATTTTTTTTATGTACATATTTGTAAATAATAAACTCCTCTTACGATCACCAAAATTCATTACCCACACTTGTTCATGCATATCTAGTCTTTCAGTCAACAGTGTAATTCAAGATTACGTTCGCAATGGAAATATAAACTATGCACGCCAACTGTTTGATGAAAATCTTGCGTCTTGTAATACTGTCACTTGGAACTCAATCATAACAGGTCACATTAAACACAACCAAATGCAGCATGCATATGACCTGTTCGATCAAATGCCTGTGAGAGATGTCGTTTCATGGAACGCATTGATTTCGGGTTTGAACAAGAGTAAAAATCCACATAAAATGTATCTGCTTTTCTTGCAAATGAAAAGAGCTGGAGAAATGCCCAACCAAGTCACATTTTCGACGGTGATTAGTGGTTTTTTGAACTCGTTTGATGTCTTGGTTCCGCAGCTTCATGGTCTTATATTTCACGTGGGCCTTCATTCCAATGTCTTTGTGGGGTCGGCTTTAATGCGAGGTTATGCTCATTTAGGCCGTCAAGAGTACCTACGTCATGCATTCGATGATGTTTGTATAAAAGATGTGAGTACATGGAATGCATTGGTTGTCGGTTATATGGATTTGGGCTTAACAGTTGAGGCACAAATGGCGTTTGACGTGATGCCCGAGGTCAACGTCATTTCATGGACCACGTTAGTTGACGGGTACATCAAAAACAAAAAGATTAGTCAAGCACGGTCAATTTTTAATAGTATGCCACAAAAGAATGTCGTTTCATGGACCGCAATGATAAAAGGCTATGTACAACATGATAACTACAACGACGCAATACAATTATTCATTTTGATGCTCGAATCAGGAACCCGTCCCAACCATTTCACATTTTCAACTCTATTGGACGCTTGTGCGGGTTGCTCTTCATTTCTCCTAGGGAAACAATTGCATTCGTGCATTTTAAAACATGGTCTACGTTGTGAAGTTGTTTTGTTGACATCCCTTATTGACATGTACACGAAATGTGGTGACATTGAATCGGCATTGTGCATTTTCGAGTCAATGGAAAACAAGAATACGGTGTCATGGAACTCGATAATTGGCGGTTGTGGGAGTAACGGTTTGGCAACACGAGCATTGTGTGAGTTTGATAAAATGATCAAAAGTGGGTTGCAACCAGATCATGTAACTTATATCAATTTACTTTCGGCTTGTGTGCATGGAGGTTTAGTCGAAGAGGGTGAAACGCATTTTCGTTCGATGGAAACAAGATATGGCATTAAACCAGAGATGAAGCATTATGCTTGTATGGTGGATTTGTATGGTAAATCAGGTGAGATTGAGAAAGCAGAGAAATTGGTAAAGGAGATGCCTTTTGAACCTGATGTGGGTGTGTGGGGTGCACTGCTTGCTGCTTGTGGGTTGCATTCGTATTATGAGCTAGCGAATGGGCTCGAGAGTTTGGCACGAGATCATCCGACTATATATTCTATGCTAGCGAAGCTCCATGGCGAAAAGGGTACGTGGTGTCGTGTTGTCGAGATGAGGAACAAGATGCTGGAAACAGGTGCTAATAAGCAAAAGGCTGGTAGTAGGATTGAGTTACCCCTTGGTTTGATTTGA